CGCCGCCTACCACGCTGCCACGCTCGCGCAATGCATTCCCACCCCGCTGAATCCGAGTTATCGCGAGCGCGAGGTCCGGTACCAGCTCGAGAACTCTGGCGCCGCACTCCTGATCACGGACGGCTGCCAGATAAAGGATATGGACCTCGCGCGCCTGCCCGCATTGCAGCGCGTCTTCACCACGCGCCAGGCCGTGCCCGGCGCCGCTCCGTTCAGCGACCTGCTCAAGCCCAACTCGCATCCGCTGCCCCAACCCGAGCAGCCCGCCAACGCAACCCTCGCCGCGCTTCCTTATTCCAGTGGGACGACCGGACTGCCCAAGGGCGTCATGCTCTCCCACCAGAATCTTGTCGCCAACGTCTACCAGTTCATCCGTCCCAACGAACTCGCCTCGCCCACTCCCGACGACGTCACGCTCTGCTTCCTCCCGCTCTACCACATCTACGGACTCAACGTGCTGCTCAACCCCGTGCTCGCGCTCGGCGGCACACTCGTCCTCATGCCGCGCTTTGATGTGGATCGTGCCTGCGGGCTCATCGCCAGCGAAGGCATCACCTGGCTCCCCATGGTCCCGCCGGTGATGAACGCGTTTTGCGTCGCCGCCGAGGCGGGCAAGTTTCCGCGCGACCATCATGTGCGCTATACCAAGTCCGGCGCCGCGCCGCTCGCGCCCGAGCTTCCACGCCGCTTCGCCGAACTCACCGGCATCCCCGTCGCCCAGGGATACGGCATGACGGAAGCCTCGCCCGTCACCCATGTGGGCTTCATCGAGCCCGCACTCTATCGGCCTGACACCATCGGACACCTCGTCGCCGAGACCGAGTGCAAACTCCTGCTCGACAACGGCACCGAAGTCGACGTCACCCACGCCGGCGGGCTCATGCTGAGTGACCGAGGGGGATTGGACAGCTCACACCCTCAAGGGGTCATGCTGAGTGACCGAGGGACCCCAGCGCTGAACCGAGGCCCCCAGCAAGCGCGCTTTTCGCTTGCTGGGGTGGCAAGAGCTGGGGTATCGGTCGCGAAGCATCTCAGGTCTTCCGAAGACCCGCAACCCAACACCGGCGAACTCCTCATGCGCGGCCCGCAATTCATGCTCGGCTATTGGAACGCTCCCGACGCGACTGCGTCGGCGCTCCAGGACGGCTGGTATCACTCCGGCGATGTCGCTCGCGTCGATCGCAACGGCTTCTTCCAGATCGTCGATCGGCGTAAAGAGATGATCAAGTACAAGGGTTTCCCCATTGCGCCCGCCGAGGTCGAAGCCTGCCTGCTCGAGCATCCTTACGTGCGCGACGTCGGCGTCATCGGACGTCCCGACCTCGCCGCCGGCGAACTCCCTATCGCCTTCGTCGTTCTAAGGAGCGGCCTGCGCGATGGCGACCCCGGTTCCGCCAAGCTCGCCACCGAACTCGGCGCCTGGGTCTCCGACCGCCTGACGAAATACAAACAACCGCAGGAAGTCCACTTCGTCGCCTCCATCCCGCGCAATCCCTCCGGCAAGATCCTGCGCCGTGATCTGCGCAGCCTGCTGTAACGATTCGCGGGTCATCCCGGGCGGCGAGGGACCTGTTGTTGCCGCCCGCACTGGCCCGCCGGTCGCCGAGCGACAACGTGTTCAAAGTAGGTTGTCATCCTTCGCGAGTGGCTTTAGCCCGAGCGGAGGATCTGCAATCGTTCGCCGGCTACCGCCACATGACCGGCACCGCCCTGCCAAGAGAGTCATCCTCAGTGACCGGGGTAAGCCTAAAAACAAGAAGGCCGCGCTCTGCGCGCGGCCCGCCAAACTCAGGACGGCTACTTTTTCTTCTCGTCGTAGATCGTCACCTGCTCCTGCGGTTTTTTCACTCGGATACTGATCTCCATCACCGGCTGGTTGATGTCGTAGTCCTCGCCGAAGGTCTGGTATCCGGTGGCGATCACCTGGATCCGCAGCTTGCCGAACGGCATACCGCTGTAACTGGCCTGGCCTTCGGCATTGGTCTTGAGCTGCAGGCCGCCCTTTTCCTGCTTGCCCTTCTTGTTCACCGCATGCAGGATCACGCTCGCATTGCGTACCGGCTTGCCATTCGTGTCCTTCAACACCACGAATTTCAATTCGGCGTAGCTCTTGTCGCCCGCGCCCGCAAGCGCGCACAGTCCCGCCACCACCGCGATCAGCAAGAGTCTCTTCATAAAGGATGTGCCGCTATTTTACCGCGCCGGGTGGGTCACGTAAATGTGGGTGCCCCACGTTCTCACCCTGCCCCGAGCGAAGTCGAAGGGAGCCGTTTTGCTGGTGTGGGAGAGAGCCGGCCGAAGCGTGCGCGCCGCGCAGTGGTGGAAGAGCTGGCCATCAGGCCCGCGTCAGCCGCCGCATGGAGTCATTCACTACCGGTGAGCGCCGGCGTGCTCTGGGGTAGGTCAGTCAGGTTTCCGCAGCGTCGGGGGGTCTTTCTCCGTCGTCGACGCCTTTGCGCCCGGCTTCTCCGGCGTTCGCAGGACAGGCCCGCTTCCGCCGCCGCTCGAGCGTTTGCGCAGCGTCGGCCTGCTGCCCTCTCCCACATCGATCATCCGGCGCGATCGCAGCGTCGCCAGCCGCCCGCGCACCTGCTCGAACTCGCTCGTCGTCAGCACGTACTGGTCGCGCTCCGGCAGGTAGCGGTCGATGGTCTTCTGCGCATCCCTGATCCGGTCACCGGTCATGGGATGCGTCGCGAACGCCTTCGCCAAAAACGAACGCTTCTCTTTCACCCGCGCGTCCAGCTTCTCGAAGAATTCCAGGAACGCTCCCGGATCGTATCCCGCCGCGTACATGTACTCCATGCCCAGCAGGTCAGCTTCGCGCTCCGCATTGCGGCTGAATTTCAGGAAGCTCATGGGGACGAGCAGGCTCGCCGCCTGCCGCACCGCGTAGCCCGCCGGCCCGCCAATGAAGATCAGCGGGATCGACGCCAGGTTGAAGATCTCCGACCTGGTCGCGTTCTTGGTCGCGTGCCGCGCCGCCACGTGCGCGATCTCGTGCGCCATCACGCCCGCGAGTTCAGCTTCGTTGTCCGCCGCCAGGATCAGCCCGCTGTTCACATAGAAAAAGCCGCCGGGCAGCGCGAACGCGTTCACTTCCTCCGAATCGATCACCTTGATCAAGAACGGCACGCGCGCGTCGGAGTTGCGCACCAGGTTCTGCCCCAGCCGGTTCACGTACTCGGTGACCACCGGATCGTTCAGCAGGCGCGCTGACCCTTCCACCTGGCCGGCCAGCTCGCGCCCCATCGCTGTCTCGCGCTCGATGGAGTAGAAGTTCACGCCGCCGCCCACGCCGCGCATCCCGATGCGCCCCACGTCGTACTTCGGTTCCACCTTCCGCTCGGCCGCGATCTTCTGCGCCAGCTCGGCGCCCAGTGCCGGCTCCGCCGCGGGCAGGCCGCTCGGTATTCGCGGCAGGTCCACAACGTCGCGCGCCACCTCGTCCACTGGCACGGGAGGCTGCGCCATCTCCGGAAACAGGACGCCACTCTCGTGCCCGGCGGCATTCTGCGCGCGCGCCGGAACACCCATCCCCAGCGCCAGCAGCATCAACACCAGTGCCAGCGCATAGACCGCATTCATATGGAAGGAGCAGCAGGAGTAGAGAGGACGAGCTAGCCGGGATTGTCCGCGAGCCTGCAAGACGTCACGCTTTGGATGGGATGGGTTTTTGATGCCAGTGCTGCCAATGGTGCCACTGGGCCCGCGCCCATCGTACCTCTATATCCATTAGACCGTGACGCGAAACTGCGTGTCGCCATCGAACATCCCTCGCGCGCCCAATCCACGCGGCCTTGCGACTTGACATACTCCTGCTCATATCCCATAATTAGCACTCGGAGCAGCAGAGTGCTAAGACTCTGAATCGCCCCGGGAACACCCGCAACACCTTCCATATCAATGGTTTCCACAGCGGTTGAGCTTGACATGGTGGGGCTGCAGAAGTGAACCAAGGCATCATTTTCCGGTTGTAGCACCAAGGGCTCTCATAAGTGACTGGTGCATAAGGACTTGCGCTGGTTCTCGCGGCCCGGGCTGAGGTTCGCGAACGTCACCCGAGCCGCAAATCAAACTTCAGTTTGAAACATCTTGAAAGGAGTCACCAGCATGGCTACGAAGCTTACTCCCCTGCACGACCGCGTTCTGGTACGGCGGATCGAAGAGGGCGAAACGGTACGCGGCGGCATCATCATCCCCGACACGGCGAAGGAAAAGCCGCAAGAGGGCGAAGTGATCGCCGTTGGCAAAGGCAAGAGCAATGAAGACGGCAAGGTGCGTCCGCTCGACGTAAAGGCCGGCGACCGCATCCTGTTCGGCAAATACTCCGGCACGGAGATCAAGATCGACGGCGAAGAGCTGCTCATCATGCGCGAGGAAGAAGTCCTCGGCATCCTGAGCGGAGCGGCAAAGCCGGCGGAGAAACACGAGAAGCACGCGGCATCTTCGCGGCGGTAGGAAACCCGCTGTTGGCGATTGGCCTTTGGCTTTTGGCCAAGAGCTAAGAGCCAAGAGCTTAAGAGCGAAACGGTTTGAAAACGTTCAACGGCCGCGGGCGAGACGCCCGCGACACAGCCGGCGAGACGCCGGCGCTACACAAATCGTAAGGAGATTTACAAATGGCAAAGCAGATTGTTCACGGTGAGGAAAGCCGTCAGGCTATTCTCCGCGGCGTCAACGTACTCGCGGACGCCGTAAAAGTGACGCTCGGCCCGAAGGGCCGCAACGTCGTGATCGAGAAGAAGTTCGGTTCGCCGACCATCACCAAAGACGGCGTGACCGTAGCGAAAGAGATCGAGCTGAAAGACACGCTCGAGAACATGGGTGCGCAGATGGTGCGCGAAGTCGCGTCGAAGACGTCTGACGTCGCCGGCGACGGCACCACCACCGCCACCGTGCTGGCGCAGGCCATCTACCGCGAGGGCGTCAAGACCGTCGCGGCAGGTGCGAATCCGATGGCGCTGAAGCGCGGCATCGAGAAGGCGGTCACCGCCGTCTGCGGGTCATTAGATAAAGATGGAAACCGCAAGAAGGGCGCGCTCGACGATTTCTCGAAGCCCGTCTCCGGCGACATGATCGCGCAGGTGGGCACCATCTCGGCGAACAACGACGAGACCATCGGCAAGATCATTGCGGAAGCGATGAAGAAGGTCGGCAAGGACGGCGTGATCACGGTCGAGGAATCGAAGACCATGGAAACGCAGCTCGAGGTCGTGGAAGGCATGCAGTTCGACCGCGGCTACCTGTCTCCCTACTTCGTCACCGATCCGGAGCGCATGGAAGCCGTGCTCGAGGACCCGTACATCCTCATCTACGAGAAGAAAGTCTCGTCGATGAAAGACTTGCTGCCGTTGTTAGAGCAGATCGCGCGCGCCGGCAAGCCGTTGCTCATCATCGCTGAGGACGTGGAAGGCGAAGCGCTTGCC
The sequence above is a segment of the Acidobacteriota bacterium genome. Coding sequences within it:
- a CDS encoding AMP-binding protein — its product is MRKLSHPYQDVFLHDAILTACRQFGSKTAIIDTSNNDASNPRRITYAEYGDLVERIARNFAALTTPGSVIAIYHANAWEFAAAYHAATLAQCIPTPLNPSYREREVRYQLENSGAALLITDGCQIKDMDLARLPALQRVFTTRQAVPGAAPFSDLLKPNSHPLPQPEQPANATLAALPYSSGTTGLPKGVMLSHQNLVANVYQFIRPNELASPTPDDVTLCFLPLYHIYGLNVLLNPVLALGGTLVLMPRFDVDRACGLIASEGITWLPMVPPVMNAFCVAAEAGKFPRDHHVRYTKSGAAPLAPELPRRFAELTGIPVAQGYGMTEASPVTHVGFIEPALYRPDTIGHLVAETECKLLLDNGTEVDVTHAGGLMLSDRGGLDSSHPQGVMLSDRGTPALNRGPQQARFSLAGVARAGVSVAKHLRSSEDPQPNTGELLMRGPQFMLGYWNAPDATASALQDGWYHSGDVARVDRNGFFQIVDRRKEMIKYKGFPIAPAEVEACLLEHPYVRDVGVIGRPDLAAGELPIAFVVLRSGLRDGDPGSAKLATELGAWVSDRLTKYKQPQEVHFVASIPRNPSGKILRRDLRSLL
- a CDS encoding carboxypeptidase-like regulatory domain-containing protein — its product is MKRLLLIAVVAGLCALAGAGDKSYAELKFVVLKDTNGKPVRNASVILHAVNKKGKQEKGGLQLKTNAEGQASYSGMPFGKLRIQVIATGYQTFGEDYDINQPVMEISIRVKKPQEQVTIYDEKKK
- a CDS encoding M48 family metallopeptidase, with the protein product MNAVYALALVLMLLALGMGVPARAQNAAGHESGVLFPEMAQPPVPVDEVARDVVDLPRIPSGLPAAEPALGAELAQKIAAERKVEPKYDVGRIGMRGVGGGVNFYSIERETAMGRELAGQVEGSARLLNDPVVTEYVNRLGQNLVRNSDARVPFLIKVIDSEEVNAFALPGGFFYVNSGLILAADNEAELAGVMAHEIAHVAARHATKNATRSEIFNLASIPLIFIGGPAGYAVRQAASLLVPMSFLKFSRNAEREADLLGMEYMYAAGYDPGAFLEFFEKLDARVKEKRSFLAKAFATHPMTGDRIRDAQKTIDRYLPERDQYVLTTSEFEQVRGRLATLRSRRMIDVGEGSRPTLRKRSSGGGSGPVLRTPEKPGAKASTTEKDPPTLRKPD
- a CDS encoding co-chaperone GroES is translated as MATKLTPLHDRVLVRRIEEGETVRGGIIIPDTAKEKPQEGEVIAVGKGKSNEDGKVRPLDVKAGDRILFGKYSGTEIKIDGEELLIMREEEVLGILSGAAKPAEKHEKHAASSRR